In Chondrinema litorale, a single window of DNA contains:
- a CDS encoding O-acetylhomoserine aminocarboxypropyltransferase/cysteine synthase family protein, with translation MTNSLKFETLQLHAGQEIDETTRSRAVPIYQTTSYTFKNSEHSANLFALKEFGNIYSRIMNPTADVFEKRIAALEGGVAAIAVASGQAAQFVALSNILQAGDNFISTKNLYGGSYNQFKVTFKRLGIQARFTEDDEPETFEKLIDSKTKAIYLETIGNPRFNIPDFKSIASIAQKYNIPLVVDNTFGAGGYLFQPIKYGANVVVASATKWIGGHGTCIGGVIVDGGNFNWGNGKFPQFTEPAEGYHGIKFWEIFGEGNPIGLPNVAYAIRCRVEGLRDFGPSISPFNAFQLIQGLETLSLRMERTVQNALELATWLEAHPMVEKVNYLGLPSSPYHELARKYLRKGFGGVLTFELKGGLEKAAKFVDSLELISHLANVGDAKTLIIQPAATTHQQLSDEEQKASGVTPNQLRISVGIEHIDDIKADLQNAFAKIYL, from the coding sequence ATGACTAATTCACTGAAATTTGAAACTTTACAATTGCATGCAGGACAGGAAATCGACGAAACAACCCGTTCGAGAGCAGTTCCAATCTACCAGACAACTTCATACACATTTAAAAACTCAGAACACAGTGCTAACCTTTTTGCACTAAAAGAATTTGGCAACATCTATTCTAGAATAATGAATCCAACTGCAGATGTTTTCGAGAAACGCATCGCAGCTTTAGAAGGTGGAGTAGCAGCCATTGCAGTAGCATCGGGACAAGCCGCTCAATTTGTTGCACTAAGTAACATTCTACAAGCAGGAGATAATTTTATTAGTACCAAAAACCTTTACGGAGGCTCTTACAACCAATTTAAAGTCACATTTAAAAGATTGGGTATTCAGGCAAGATTTACTGAAGACGACGAGCCCGAAACATTTGAAAAATTAATTGATAGTAAAACAAAAGCCATTTATCTTGAAACTATTGGTAATCCTCGATTCAACATTCCAGACTTTAAAAGCATTGCTTCTATTGCTCAAAAGTATAATATTCCTTTGGTTGTGGACAATACATTTGGTGCTGGAGGTTATTTATTCCAACCAATTAAATACGGTGCGAATGTGGTGGTTGCTTCTGCTACTAAATGGATTGGTGGGCATGGCACATGTATAGGTGGTGTAATTGTAGATGGCGGTAATTTTAATTGGGGCAATGGGAAATTTCCTCAATTTACAGAACCAGCAGAAGGTTATCATGGAATCAAATTCTGGGAAATTTTTGGAGAAGGAAACCCAATTGGTTTGCCAAATGTAGCTTATGCCATCCGATGCAGAGTAGAAGGTTTAAGAGATTTTGGTCCATCTATCAGTCCGTTTAATGCTTTCCAGTTGATACAAGGATTAGAGACACTTTCGCTGAGAATGGAAAGAACCGTGCAAAATGCATTGGAACTAGCCACTTGGTTAGAAGCACACCCGATGGTTGAGAAAGTAAATTATCTGGGATTACCTTCTAGTCCTTATCACGAATTAGCCAGAAAATATTTGCGTAAGGGATTTGGCGGAGTATTAACTTTTGAATTAAAAGGAGGACTTGAAAAAGCGGCAAAATTTGTAGATAGCTTAGAGTTGATTAGCCATTTGGCAAATGTTGGAGATGCTAAAACTTTGATTATCCAACCGGCAGCTACTACACACCAACAATTGAGTGATGAAGAACAAAAAGCGTCTGGTGTTACTCCAAATCAATTGAGAATTTCTGTGGGAATTGAGCACATAGATGATATAAAAGCTGACTTGCAAAATGCATTTGCAAAAATCTATCTTTAA
- a CDS encoding adenylate/guanylate cyclase domain-containing protein, whose product MAQVKSTIRYCDLNREVSVEKPGLSILEYSIINKIPHLHECGGHGLCTTCRIRVIDGAENLSSPTKQEIETAKKRNWDPSIRLGCQTKLKHNQVALERLLWTSAEISNLQLETIPFGIGDELELAFLFCDMRNFTPLANQHSNFDLAHMLNRFFSTLGDPVFMNNGIIYQYAGDEIVALFGTDKCSKTKMCSNAARAALGMLYALERLNKWELKEFNANFEVGIGLHFGKAFVGNIGHSRHKQFAVIGDSVNVTSRIQGKNKELKTNLLASESFYKNLPEGIFDIGKISTEALKGKDELIAVYEILRYTNPDVSFGVQSTLNVLLKNEEHFATNFYAKVFERAPSVKKLFQENMTEQGKMLTHMLRGIIYGLSRPEHLKLGLRSLGEQHKLYGVKHEHYLLIKEIIYESIQEELGAAFTPDIAKAWDTALDIIIDAMDA is encoded by the coding sequence ATGGCTCAGGTTAAATCTACCATTAGGTATTGTGACCTAAACCGGGAAGTTTCTGTAGAGAAACCCGGATTAAGTATATTAGAATATTCTATTATTAATAAAATACCACATTTGCACGAATGCGGAGGTCATGGCTTGTGCACCACTTGCAGAATTAGGGTGATCGACGGAGCAGAAAATCTCTCTTCGCCAACAAAACAAGAAATTGAAACTGCTAAAAAAAGAAACTGGGACCCTTCTATCCGTTTGGGTTGCCAAACAAAACTTAAACACAACCAAGTAGCTTTAGAAAGATTACTTTGGACAAGTGCCGAGATTAGTAATCTTCAATTAGAAACAATTCCTTTTGGTATTGGAGATGAGTTAGAACTGGCATTTCTATTTTGTGACATGCGCAATTTTACACCTTTGGCAAACCAACATTCTAATTTCGATTTGGCACATATGCTCAATCGCTTTTTTAGTACGTTGGGCGATCCTGTTTTTATGAACAATGGCATAATTTACCAATACGCTGGTGATGAAATTGTAGCGCTTTTTGGAACAGACAAATGTTCTAAAACTAAAATGTGTTCAAATGCTGCAAGAGCTGCTTTAGGAATGTTATATGCCCTAGAAAGATTAAATAAATGGGAATTAAAGGAATTTAATGCAAATTTTGAAGTGGGAATCGGCTTGCATTTCGGTAAAGCATTTGTCGGAAATATCGGCCACTCCAGACATAAACAGTTTGCTGTAATAGGTGACTCGGTAAATGTAACAAGCAGAATACAGGGAAAAAATAAAGAACTTAAAACCAACTTGCTAGCTTCTGAAAGCTTCTACAAAAACCTACCAGAAGGAATATTCGATATTGGGAAAATTTCTACCGAAGCCTTAAAAGGCAAAGACGAACTAATTGCTGTTTACGAAATTCTTAGATATACCAATCCTGATGTGAGTTTTGGGGTACAGTCAACACTAAATGTATTACTGAAAAATGAAGAGCATTTTGCTACTAATTTTTATGCTAAAGTTTTTGAAAGAGCGCCTAGTGTTAAAAAACTTTTTCAAGAGAATATGACTGAGCAAGGTAAAATGCTCACTCATATGTTACGCGGAATTATTTACGGATTAAGCAGACCAGAACATCTAAAATTAGGGCTTCGGTCTTTGGGAGAACAACACAAACTCTATGGTGTAAAGCACGAACATTATTTGTTAATAAAAGAAATTATTTACGAATCTATCCAAGAAGAATTGGGAGCGGCTTTTACTCCCGATATTGCAAAAGCCTGGGATACTGCCCTTGATATTATTATTGATGCAATGGATGCTTAA
- a CDS encoding antA/AntB antirepressor family protein, with protein MELIKIYKGNLISARDLYEYLEVKSRFNDWIKNRINKYNFKENVTFTKVLVKGTGGRGATDYLMTIHMAKELCMVENNELGAKARQYFIQCEETLKALKENKRVEAFSKLEATKQRLLANIKSINGTYEDYIQIDYKGRKVLFNGQTMEDVELPLLLLKGRDFATELTNESFKLGITDLDTVETWNKENHSKVRSMINENTGKFPEELNPEKRIENKNTEDDE; from the coding sequence ATGGAACTGATTAAAATATACAAAGGCAATCTAATTTCTGCTCGCGATCTTTATGAATATCTTGAAGTAAAATCGAGGTTTAACGATTGGATTAAAAACAGAATAAATAAATACAATTTTAAAGAAAATGTTACTTTTACTAAAGTTTTAGTAAAAGGTACTGGAGGTCGCGGAGCAACAGATTATTTAATGACTATACACATGGCTAAAGAGCTTTGTATGGTCGAAAATAACGAATTGGGAGCCAAAGCCAGACAATATTTTATTCAGTGTGAAGAAACATTAAAAGCCCTTAAAGAAAATAAAAGGGTAGAAGCATTTTCAAAATTAGAGGCTACAAAACAGCGCTTGTTGGCTAATATCAAAAGTATTAATGGAACTTATGAAGATTACATTCAAATAGACTACAAAGGTCGTAAGGTCTTATTTAATGGCCAAACGATGGAAGATGTTGAATTACCACTTTTGTTACTTAAAGGTCGTGATTTTGCCACAGAACTAACTAACGAAAGCTTTAAACTCGGCATTACAGATTTAGACACTGTTGAAACTTGGAATAAAGAAAACCACAGCAAAGTTAGATCGATGATTAATGAAAACACTGGAAAGTTTCCTGAAGAACTAAACCCAGAGAAAAGAATTGAAAATAAAAATACTGAAGATGATGAATAG
- a CDS encoding ParA family protein, giving the protein MAEIVSILNLKGGVGKTTTAINLGKALSRLKKKVLVIDNDSQANLTHGLGFTDFSKSVYHTYKDKESLPILQEDEFFHIVPSQLALASIESEVESDINRYYILADAIESVKKKYDFVLIDCPPSLGVYTINAITTSTKFLITTQTDRFSIDGLLEVYRFINNKIKKRLNSNIELMGVLITLFIQNTVATDIGLEELEKHFPGKILHTRIRHTTKFKESTIAGEDIFTYDPKGKGAHDYENLALEILKKNG; this is encoded by the coding sequence ATGGCCGAAATAGTTTCGATTTTAAATTTGAAAGGTGGTGTAGGAAAAACTACAACTGCTATAAATCTTGGGAAAGCTTTATCAAGATTAAAGAAAAAAGTTTTGGTAATAGATAATGATAGTCAGGCAAATCTTACTCATGGTCTTGGATTTACTGATTTTAGCAAATCTGTTTACCATACTTACAAAGACAAAGAAAGCCTGCCTATCTTACAAGAAGATGAGTTCTTCCATATTGTACCTTCACAATTAGCACTGGCTTCTATTGAAAGTGAGGTAGAAAGCGACATTAACAGATACTACATACTAGCTGATGCGATAGAATCTGTTAAAAAAAAATATGATTTTGTATTGATTGATTGCCCACCTTCTTTGGGTGTTTATACCATCAATGCAATTACAACTTCTACTAAATTTCTTATCACAACTCAAACAGACAGGTTCTCTATAGATGGTCTTTTAGAAGTTTATCGCTTTATCAACAACAAAATAAAGAAGCGCCTTAATAGCAATATTGAACTTATGGGAGTGCTTATTACTTTGTTTATCCAAAATACTGTAGCTACCGATATTGGCTTAGAAGAACTAGAAAAACATTTTCCGGGAAAAATTCTACATACCCGAATTAGGCATACCACCAAATTTAAAGAAAGTACTATAGCTGGTGAAGATATTTTCACCTACGACCCAAAAGGCAAAGGAGCTCACGATTACGAAAACCTAGCATTAGAAATTCTGAAGAAAAATGGCTAA
- a CDS encoding sensor histidine kinase, with protein sequence MGSKTDLHLVERGDNAELESVEISEDTFKTLVENLPDIVFRYDKNLRAIFINSQGLEQLQIARREDILYKTTLEAGYPESMSIPWMQKIAQVFETGKKQTHNKQYIFNEKVEFFHSILAPEFDTQGKVKSVLTITRNVSELHKTEVELELKNKQLAIKNSELEEFSYVAAHDLKAPLTNLQSLVTLIDNKISNENRSIFDKIKQVVEILTNKLNSFNDVIAIKSNLRVEKESVLFEDVLAEVKFKLKEEIIESDINIRADFSNSPEITYSPSHLHSILYNLLKNAIRFRNLMVKSEVFLSTNICNGKTLLSVKDNGIGFNEEMGTNKIFGLFKRMHTHTDGLGVGLYLVKTIVNSQGGHIEVSSKINLGTEFRIYL encoded by the coding sequence ATGGGATCTAAAACAGATTTACACTTAGTGGAAAGAGGAGATAACGCCGAATTAGAAAGTGTTGAAATAAGTGAAGATACTTTTAAAACATTGGTAGAAAACCTACCAGACATCGTTTTTAGATATGATAAAAACCTGAGGGCAATTTTTATTAATAGTCAGGGTTTGGAGCAGTTACAAATTGCTAGAAGGGAAGATATTTTATATAAAACAACGCTAGAGGCAGGTTATCCCGAAAGTATGTCTATCCCTTGGATGCAAAAAATTGCCCAAGTATTTGAAACTGGCAAAAAACAAACTCACAACAAGCAATATATTTTTAATGAAAAGGTGGAATTCTTCCATAGTATTTTAGCACCTGAATTCGACACCCAAGGTAAAGTAAAGTCTGTTTTAACAATTACTAGAAATGTATCAGAATTACACAAAACAGAAGTAGAATTAGAGTTAAAGAATAAACAATTAGCAATAAAAAACTCTGAGTTAGAAGAGTTTTCTTATGTAGCAGCTCACGATTTAAAAGCACCTCTTACCAACCTTCAAAGCTTAGTTACATTAATTGATAATAAAATCAGTAATGAAAACCGAAGTATTTTTGATAAAATAAAACAGGTAGTAGAAATACTTACCAATAAATTAAACTCATTTAATGATGTAATTGCTATTAAATCTAATTTGAGAGTAGAGAAGGAGTCAGTGCTGTTTGAAGATGTATTAGCCGAAGTGAAATTTAAATTAAAAGAAGAAATTATCGAATCGGACATTAACATAAGAGCAGATTTTTCCAATTCACCAGAAATTACCTATAGCCCTTCACACTTGCACAGTATCTTATACAATTTATTAAAGAATGCGATAAGGTTTAGAAATCTTATGGTAAAATCAGAAGTGTTTTTATCTACTAATATCTGTAATGGTAAAACACTCTTATCGGTTAAAGATAATGGTATTGGATTTAACGAGGAGATGGGAACTAACAAAATATTTGGCTTATTTAAAAGAATGCATACTCATACAGATGGTTTAGGAGTTGGACTTTACCTAGTAAAAACAATTGTAAATTCACAAGGTGGGCATATCGAAGTTAGTAGTAAAATTAATTTAGGAACTGAATTTAGGATTTATTTATAA
- a CDS encoding response regulator: MTEQAYLTSNVLLVEDDEIASFISSNVLKSVGIVNISAVENGLQACSFLENNCPDYIFLDLSMPVMDGFEFLEAYQKNGYCANHTKIIILTSSIRPSDKEKASEYNNIIGYIEKPLDAEKVKNVLANM, encoded by the coding sequence ATGACTGAACAAGCATATTTAACAAGTAATGTGTTGCTTGTAGAAGATGATGAAATCGCAAGTTTTATTTCTAGTAATGTTTTAAAAAGTGTAGGTATTGTAAACATCAGTGCAGTAGAAAATGGTTTACAAGCTTGTTCATTTTTAGAAAACAACTGCCCAGATTATATATTTTTAGACTTAAGTATGCCTGTAATGGATGGTTTCGAGTTTTTAGAAGCTTATCAAAAAAATGGCTATTGTGCCAATCATACAAAAATTATTATTCTTACCTCATCTATCAGACCTTCAGATAAAGAAAAAGCATCAGAATATAACAATATTATTGGTTATATAGAAAAGCCACTAGATGCAGAAAAAGTAAAAAATGTGCTAGCTAATATGTAA
- a CDS encoding RNA polymerase sigma factor — protein MDINSTGNIDLLVKNFLKGDRKAFEKVYKLYHPLLYNYGCQFRIDSSVVDDFIQDIFIDIWNSRERLNIKQLKPYLFKCLRNKLTKQLAKEVKEKDKAEKYWREEFEISYDPASLGIDTENKTELEKKLAACIEELSPRQRELIFLIFYNDMSYIDAADVLKIKIKTAYNQIHNSISTLRKSLLFVYLGFGLFQYL, from the coding sequence ATGGATATAAATAGCACTGGGAACATTGATTTACTTGTTAAAAATTTCCTAAAAGGAGACCGTAAAGCATTTGAAAAAGTATATAAGCTTTACCATCCTTTGCTATATAATTATGGATGCCAATTTAGGATAGATTCCTCAGTTGTAGACGACTTTATTCAGGATATATTTATTGATATCTGGAATTCAAGAGAGCGACTTAACATTAAACAATTAAAACCTTATCTGTTTAAGTGCCTTAGAAACAAGCTTACCAAGCAACTGGCCAAAGAAGTAAAAGAAAAAGACAAGGCTGAAAAATACTGGCGTGAAGAGTTTGAAATTTCTTACGATCCAGCCTCTTTAGGTATAGATACTGAGAATAAAACTGAATTAGAGAAAAAATTAGCTGCTTGCATAGAAGAGTTAAGTCCAAGACAGCGTGAGCTTATCTTTTTGATTTTCTATAATGACATGAGCTATATAGATGCAGCAGATGTTTTAAAAATCAAAATTAAAACTGCATACAACCAAATACACAATTCTATATCTACGCTTAGAAAATCTTTGCTATTCGTGTATCTTGGATTTGGATTATTCCAATATTTATAA
- a CDS encoding FecR family protein, with the protein MNSKEDFLNNDLFRKWVNSNDEEVNNYWQQWMKDNPDLANSAKENRELFRAMRFEEFKPKENLVNSSWNKVDSLTKPKRRFINLNTIVKIAAVLAVAVVAYFPIKEQLTKKEQELKKPEQTIVYVEKQAKKGSKLTLNLGDGSIIKLNAGSSIIYPSTFAADKREVELKGEAYFEIAHDENRPFTVKSDKLLTTVLGTKFSINAFKKEKIKITLVSGKVKVENTTKTDEEPVYLEPGLKVVLRNNQLNKEKLDSAYDLGWKDGMITFKDEDIDEIKEKLENWYGVDIQINNKGKIARSFKGIYRNELLTNVLASIGYAMNFEYEINGNNVLIVGK; encoded by the coding sequence ATGAATAGCAAAGAGGATTTTCTAAATAATGACCTTTTTAGGAAGTGGGTTAACTCCAATGATGAGGAGGTTAATAACTACTGGCAACAGTGGATGAAGGATAATCCTGATTTGGCTAATTCTGCGAAAGAAAATCGAGAACTGTTTAGAGCAATGCGCTTTGAAGAGTTTAAGCCAAAAGAGAATTTAGTAAATAGCTCTTGGAATAAGGTGGATAGTTTAACCAAACCTAAGAGAAGATTTATCAATTTAAATACAATTGTGAAAATAGCTGCAGTATTGGCTGTGGCAGTAGTTGCATATTTTCCGATAAAGGAGCAATTAACAAAAAAGGAGCAGGAGCTAAAAAAGCCTGAACAAACAATAGTGTATGTAGAGAAGCAAGCTAAAAAGGGGAGTAAGCTTACTTTAAATTTAGGCGATGGTTCTATTATTAAATTAAATGCAGGAAGTAGCATTATTTACCCATCAACTTTTGCTGCAGATAAGCGAGAAGTAGAATTAAAAGGGGAGGCTTACTTTGAAATTGCTCACGACGAAAACAGACCTTTTACTGTAAAATCTGACAAACTGCTTACAACAGTATTAGGGACCAAGTTTTCTATAAATGCATTTAAAAAAGAAAAGATAAAAATAACTTTGGTTTCAGGAAAAGTGAAAGTAGAAAACACGACTAAGACTGATGAAGAGCCTGTTTATTTGGAACCGGGGCTAAAAGTAGTTTTAAGAAACAATCAGCTTAATAAAGAAAAACTGGATAGTGCCTACGACCTTGGTTGGAAAGACGGTATGATTACCTTTAAAGATGAAGACATTGATGAAATTAAAGAGAAGTTGGAGAACTGGTATGGTGTAGATATTCAGATTAACAACAAAGGAAAAATAGCTAGGTCTTTTAAAGGCATTTATAGAAATGAGTTGCTTACCAATGTACTTGCTAGTATTGGATACGCAATGAATTTTGAATATGAAATTAACGGTAACAATGTACTTATTGTCGGAAAATAA
- a CDS encoding SusC/RagA family TonB-linked outer membrane protein, whose translation MNLKLNYLRLLKMLSKYTLYGILMQTCFYTFLLAEDSAAQRKSVRDVYVTVNDSYNSVNEVFKTIESQTDFEFAYSKRYIPRTKNISLTSGKRVVKEVLLEISRECRLKFKQVNNSISVNILPGDLYNNTGIVEIVQPRVVTGTVTSEEDGLGLPGVNILIKGTNNGTITDVDGKYRLEIPGDDAILVFSSIGFQSQEIAVANQSDISVGMAADIQSLEEIIVVGYGTQKKESLTGAISNIQSKDLERVHSATTSGMLAGKMAGVSFRQPDGRPGQGAWLQIRNMGTPLFVIDGIQKDEGQFNNIAPQDIESITILKDASAAIYGVRAANGVVVVTTKKGSTNQKSTVNVNTYYGVQNWSRFPKGVDAYNWMVAKAEAEMNLGGNTPITSEELEKWKAGTEPGYQSFDWYDFIVGKNAPQSSININASGGSENTNYYLSVSRFDQDAVFDDFTFNRTNLQANVDTKIAKKLKIGTQINGRIETRDNPGVPGYDDYWQPRFALFRNRPTERPYANDNPEYPNHISNIETNWALLNKEITGWWRSDWRVLQTNFTGEYEILDGLTAKGMYSYYFADQLTNTFEYTYDVFTYDPNTDVYNRTGGNDNPYRDRTQEKINEHVTQFQLAYNNTFGKHTIGAVAVAESIQRRTQRNFLHSVPQTNYLDLIQFADMDTYDDSDYEEARLGYIGRINYDYDSKYYFEVSGRYDGSWKFAPDKRWGFFPSVSGGWRISREDFFDVNWVSNLKLRASYGELGDDNVGIGSFDYIPGYNYAVSKVILDGNVIPGSANRGKPIDNISWFTSTILDIGFDFSLFDDKITGTVDYFKRTREGLRGRKYDVVLPAELGYSLPDENLNSDAQFGYEGTLRYTSSVNGLKYSIGGNISYARSKFLSSYKPRWGNSWDHYRNSQEDRYQYTFWGYEVTGQFQSQEEINNYPINIDNEGNKTLLPGDFIYKDINNDGKIDGFDQRPIGYGTGRNPIVNFGINLSLEYKGFDFTADFSGGTMYGYNQNWEMRWPFQNGGNLLSTMYDDRWHRADLYDLNSEWIPGANPALRFNTGWHSNYNKNSTWWMVNITYLRMRTMELGYTIPTTLTQKIKLQKARVYVNTYNLFSIDNVHQLGIDPEVADENGLQYPQNKLFNLGVNLTF comes from the coding sequence ATGAATTTGAAATTAAACTATTTACGATTACTTAAAATGCTTTCAAAATACACACTATACGGCATTTTAATGCAAACATGCTTTTATACATTTTTGTTAGCAGAAGATAGTGCGGCACAAAGAAAAAGCGTGAGAGATGTTTACGTAACTGTAAACGATTCATACAATTCGGTCAACGAAGTTTTTAAAACTATCGAGAGCCAGACCGATTTTGAGTTTGCATATTCTAAGAGATACATTCCTAGAACCAAGAATATTTCTTTAACCTCTGGAAAGAGAGTTGTAAAGGAGGTATTGTTGGAAATCTCAAGAGAATGCCGATTAAAATTTAAGCAGGTTAATAACAGTATTTCTGTTAATATTTTGCCGGGCGACTTATACAACAATACGGGTATAGTAGAAATTGTTCAGCCGAGAGTTGTTACCGGAACCGTTACAAGTGAAGAAGACGGTTTAGGTTTACCAGGTGTGAACATTTTGATAAAAGGCACCAACAATGGTACAATCACAGATGTAGATGGTAAATATAGATTAGAGATTCCGGGTGACGATGCTATTTTGGTTTTCAGTTCAATTGGGTTTCAGTCTCAAGAGATTGCAGTTGCTAACCAAAGTGACATTAGCGTTGGTATGGCAGCAGATATACAATCACTCGAAGAAATAATTGTAGTAGGTTATGGCACTCAAAAGAAAGAATCTTTAACTGGTGCTATTAGCAACATACAGAGTAAAGATTTAGAAAGAGTACACTCAGCAACAACCAGTGGTATGCTTGCAGGTAAAATGGCAGGTGTGTCTTTCAGACAACCAGATGGTAGACCGGGTCAAGGTGCTTGGTTGCAAATTAGAAATATGGGAACACCATTATTCGTAATCGATGGTATCCAAAAAGATGAAGGTCAATTTAATAACATAGCTCCTCAAGACATTGAAAGTATTACTATTCTAAAAGATGCATCAGCAGCAATTTATGGTGTAAGAGCAGCAAATGGGGTAGTAGTAGTTACAACCAAAAAAGGTAGTACCAATCAAAAAAGTACAGTAAATGTAAACACTTACTATGGTGTGCAAAACTGGTCTAGATTTCCAAAAGGTGTAGATGCTTACAACTGGATGGTTGCAAAAGCAGAAGCAGAAATGAATTTGGGAGGTAACACCCCAATCACTTCTGAAGAACTTGAGAAGTGGAAAGCTGGAACAGAGCCCGGTTATCAATCATTTGACTGGTACGACTTTATAGTGGGTAAAAATGCACCTCAGTCTTCTATTAATATAAATGCGAGTGGTGGTTCTGAAAATACAAACTACTACCTTTCGGTTTCGAGGTTTGATCAAGACGCAGTATTCGACGATTTTACATTTAACAGAACTAACCTTCAGGCTAATGTAGATACCAAAATCGCGAAGAAACTAAAGATAGGTACTCAAATAAATGGTAGAATAGAAACCAGAGATAATCCAGGTGTACCGGGTTACGACGATTATTGGCAGCCAAGATTCGCTCTATTTAGAAACAGACCTACTGAGCGCCCATATGCGAATGACAATCCTGAGTATCCAAATCATATCAGTAACATCGAAACTAACTGGGCTTTGTTAAACAAAGAGATCACAGGTTGGTGGAGATCAGACTGGAGAGTGTTACAAACCAACTTTACAGGTGAGTACGAAATTTTGGATGGTCTTACAGCAAAAGGTATGTATTCTTACTACTTCGCAGATCAGCTAACCAATACATTCGAGTATACTTATGATGTATTTACTTACGATCCGAACACAGATGTATATAACAGAACAGGTGGTAACGATAACCCATACAGAGACAGAACTCAAGAGAAAATTAACGAGCATGTAACTCAGTTTCAATTAGCTTATAACAATACTTTTGGAAAACATACCATTGGTGCTGTAGCAGTAGCAGAGAGTATTCAAAGAAGAACTCAAAGAAACTTTTTGCACTCAGTTCCTCAAACCAACTATCTGGATCTTATCCAATTTGCAGATATGGATACTTATGATGATTCTGATTACGAAGAAGCAAGATTGGGTTATATCGGTAGAATCAATTACGATTATGATAGCAAATACTACTTCGAGGTTTCAGGTAGATACGATGGTTCATGGAAATTTGCTCCAGACAAACGTTGGGGTTTCTTCCCATCAGTATCTGGTGGTTGGAGAATTTCGAGAGAAGACTTTTTTGATGTAAACTGGGTATCTAACTTAAAACTAAGAGCATCTTACGGTGAACTAGGTGATGATAATGTAGGCATTGGTTCATTCGATTATATTCCAGGTTATAACTATGCAGTGTCTAAAGTAATACTTGATGGCAACGTAATTCCAGGTTCTGCAAACAGAGGAAAACCTATCGATAACATTTCTTGGTTTACTAGTACAATCCTAGACATCGGTTTCGATTTCTCTTTATTCGACGACAAAATTACAGGTACAGTAGATTACTTTAAAAGAACTCGCGAAGGTTTAAGAGGAAGAAAATACGACGTAGTATTACCTGCTGAATTAGGTTATAGCTTACCAGACGAAAACCTAAATAGCGATGCACAATTCGGTTACGAAGGTACTTTACGCTACACTTCATCAGTAAACGGATTAAAATATAGCATTGGTGGTAACATCTCTTATGCAAGAAGTAAATTCCTTTCTTCTTACAAACCACGTTGGGGTAACTCTTGGGATCACTACAGAAACTCTCAAGAAGACAGATATCAATATACTTTCTGGGGATACGAAGTTACAGGTCAGTTCCAATCTCAAGAAGAGATCAACAACTATCCTATAAACATCGACAATGAAGGTAACAAAACATTATTACCGGGTGACTTTATCTACAAAGATATTAACAACGATGGCAAAATTGATGGCTTCGATCAAAGACCAATCGGTTACGGAACAGGTAGAAACCCAATTGTAAACTTTGGTATCAACCTTTCATTAGAATACAAAGGTTTCGATTTTACTGCTGATTTCTCTGGTGGTACTATGTACGGTTACAACCAAAACTGGGAAATGCGTTGGCCATTCCAAAATGGTGGAAACTTACTTTCTACCATGTATGATGACAGATGGCACAGAGCAGATCTTTACGATCTAAACAGTGAGTGGATTCCAGGAGCAAATCCGGCATTAAGATTTAACACTGGCTGGCACAGTAACTATAACAAAAACTCAACATGGTGGATGGTTAACATCACTTACTTGAGAATGAGAACTATGGAATTAGGTTACACAATTCCTACTACACTTACTCAAAAAATCAAATTGCAGAAAGCAAGAGTTTATGTGAACACTTACAATTTATTCTCTATCGATAATGTACACCAATTGGGAATCGACCCTGAAGTTGCAGATGAGAATGGTCTTCAGTATCCGCAGAATAAATTATTTAACCTTGGTGTGAATCTAACTTTCTAA